In Brevundimonas sp. SGAir0440, one DNA window encodes the following:
- a CDS encoding BLUF domain-containing protein has translation MSLNLERVLYTSRARGNSDSLMMQVDILATSQRNNARDDLTGALLIHDGRFLQVLEGAAQDLDRLMTRLASDPRHDEVVVIERKSIPARGFSGWAMASVRVTPALEETLRATVDGAGAPQQTVERMQDAVLAQAA, from the coding sequence CCGCGCGCGGGGCAATTCGGACAGCCTGATGATGCAGGTGGACATCCTGGCCACCTCGCAGCGGAACAATGCGCGCGACGACCTGACCGGCGCGCTGCTGATCCACGACGGGCGGTTCCTGCAGGTGCTGGAGGGCGCGGCGCAGGATCTGGATCGGCTGATGACGCGGCTGGCGAGCGATCCGCGCCATGACGAGGTGGTGGTGATCGAGCGTAAGTCGATCCCGGCGCGCGGCTTTTCCGGCTGGGCCATGGCCAGCGTGCGCGTGACCCCGGCGCTGGAGGAGACGCTGCGGGCCACGGTGGACGGCGCCGGCGCGCCCCAGCAGACCGTCGAGCGGATGCAGGACGCGGTGCTGGCCCAGGCGGCCTGA